A portion of the Calliphora vicina chromosome 5, idCalVici1.1, whole genome shotgun sequence genome contains these proteins:
- the LOC135962398 gene encoding uncharacterized protein LOC135962398, whose translation MLQTLNCIRMGEVLLDENLQLFILCNNCHTDLRNLHDFRQHLEKCEGLENLFRKGQQHIKYNSDKSTQLFGKTLKGIKEFLIYDYNDVEVTYAKTEEHFIDMINIEEELLDPKWYSDLNAEVSNNTSAQKSSKQYDELVEAVTPFVQFKENLKSNNNGNNSVKSNLAKSSTELKAHTKDSEKTLKNVQFDLTTNKVRPTAKRKLSMPKTVPIHFTIPSPPASAQLNVNSNTLLSTAPISTVSKSYTSKKRKSEPITLNGFVKPPEKIAIPTNNTQQQITNILPPTTIPTNIVLNPIACKSTIIPTTIIKQEPTKEKQTAQILNKLQNLGLQVKRTQPLPPPAVANSTAPNKTDTKTLEILQKLQSKGMKVKILNKQQTTETRVNNTMAKPLPGIVPNPAQKPTSVIRNPAAKMAIKQNLNKNLIIRKVN comes from the exons aTGTTGCAAACATTGAATTGCATACGCATGGGAGAAGTACTTTTAGATGAAAATCTACAACTATTTATTCTCTGCAACAACTGTCACACAGACTTGCGAAATTTACATGATTTTCGGCAGCATTTGGAAAAATGTGAGGGATTGGAAAATCTTTTCCGAAAGGGACAACAACACATCAAATACAATAGTGATAAAAGTACGCAATTGTTTGGTAAAACACTGAAAGGCATCAAGGAG TTTTTAATATACGACTACAATGATGTAGAGGTGACATACGCCAAAACAGAGGAACATTTCATAGATATGATTAATATTGAGGAAGAGTTATTAGATCCCAAATGGTATTCTGATTTAAATGCCGAGGTCAGTAATAATACTTCGGCACAGAAATCATCCAAACAATATGATGAATTAGTGGAGGCGGTAACTCCCTTTGTGCAATTTAAGGAAAATCTTAAATCCAACAATAATGGCAACAATAGCGTAAAATCTAACTTGGCTAAATCTAGCACCGAACTGAAAGCTCATACAAAAGATTCGgagaaaaccttaaaaaatgTCCAATTTGATTTGACCACCAATAAGGTTAGGCCAACGGCCAAAAGAAAACTATCAATGCCAAAAACAGTACCCATACATTTTACCATACCATCACCACCAGCTTCCGCACAATTAAACGTGAACAGCAATACATTACTTAGTACTGCACCTATTTCAACAGTATCCAAAAGCTATACTAGTAAAAAACGCAAATCAGAACCCATAACATTGAATGGTTTTGTAAAGCCGCCAGAAAAAATAGCAATTCCCACAAATAACACACAGCAGCAAATTACTAACATACTTCCCCCAACAACTATACCCACTAACATAGTATTAAATCCCATAGCCTGTAAATCAACCATCATACCCACAACCATCATTAAACAAGAACCCACAAAGGAAAAACAGACAGcccaaatattaaataaattgcaaaatttaggTCTACAAGTAAAACGCACACAGCCACTGCCTCCACCGGCAGTTGCAAATTCGACGGCGCCCAATAAAACTGATACCAAGACCTTAGAAATTCTACAAAAGCTACAGTCTAAGGGAATGAAAgtgaaaatcttaaataaacaaCAGACCACTGAAACACGTGTTAATAATACAATGGCCAAGCCATTGCCAGGAATTGTTCCAAATCCTGCACAAAAACCCACAAGTGTCATACGTAACCCAGCTGCGAAGATGGCCAttaagcaaaatttaaataagaatttaattaTAAGAAAAGTTAACTAA
- the pcs gene encoding SH3 domain-binding protein 5 homolog — protein sequence MSAEDSELDPRIKIELENLNTATDEINKLEIELEEANSTFRILMNESTRRLKLSSKKLGSCIDKARPYYEALEKAREAQIECQKAAVKFQRANEIHAAAKETVALAEQRFMSNSHEWQFDNAWQEMLNHATQKVMDAEKQKADCHAEHQRRTRIFHAAEQKVQQLEERFRRSITKSRPYFEEKQICQDQLQTQKNRIEELQVQVQTAKSTYATALRNLERISDDIHRQRGDYPQLLNTPPPGPREPGVGAELNSPTSTTMPSLPDYHMELDKCDYPSIAGSQISLSGQSEKSSETACSSKNLTQTTSNNLNKNAAPLAILASKADTEIDEEDDVVIKQHYGSHDAEDYPDEQVDDYNDSSELNSGLVDEKDLEALRQQVKFLAVRPIEGGDGQQEQNDVWEHELNATVDKLDHLMLLKECAKQQQQQQTQQHSTKIKNISARPDSLGAEACPPKNPIIKVTQDVDVVNSLPTTPEHVVKPLKKLQKLEPLPLVNVSMRELPLLARLSNEVLDTSSGYNRQRRRSLD from the exons attGAATTGGAGAATCTGAATACAGCCACTGATGAGATTAATAAATTGGAAATTGAATTAGAG GAAGCAAATTCAACATTTCGCATATTAATGAATGAATCTACTAGACGCTTAAAATTATCCTCCAAAAAACTAGGCAGTTGTATAGATAAGGCTAGACCTTATTATGAGGCTTTGGAAAAGGCCCGTGAAGCACAAATTGAGTGCCAAAAGGCGGCAGTTAAATTTCAAAGAGCCAATG aaATCCATGCGGCCGCCAAAGAAACTGTGGCTCTGGCCGAGCAACGTTTCATGTCTAACTCACACGAGTGGCAATTTGATAATGCCTGGCAAGAGATGCTAAATCATGCCACCCAAAAAGTTATGGATGCTGAGAAACAAAAGGCCGACTGTCATGCTGAGCATCAACGTCGCACCCGCATATTCCATGCAGCCGAACAAAAAGTCCAACAATTAGAGGAACGTTTTCGTCGCAGTATTACAAAATCCCGACCCTATTTCGAAGAGAAACAAATATGCCAAGATCAATTACAAACCCAAAAGAATCGCATTGAAGAACTACAAGTCCAAGTGCAAACAGCTAAGAGTACCTATGCCACGGCCTTGCGTAATCTAGAGCGCATCAGCGATGATATACACCGTCAAAGAGGCGACTATCCCCAGCTGCTGAATACTCCACCGCCCGGACCTCGAGAGCCAGGAGTGGGTGCCGAGCTTAATTCTCCCACTAGCACCACCATGCCATCCTTGCCCGACTACCACATGGAATTGGATAAATGTGATTATCCTTCTATAGCCGGCAGTCAAATATCTCTAAGTGGTCAATCGGAAAAATCCTCTGAAACAGCTTGTTCCAGCAAGAATCTAACACAAACTACCAGCAACAACCTCAATAAGAATGCCGCACCCTTAGCCATATTGGCATCAAAGGCAGATACGGAAATCGATGAAGAAGATGATGTTGTTATAAAACAACATTATGGCAGCCACGATGCCGAAGATTATCCCGATGAACAGGTCGATGACTACAATGATAGCAGTGAGCTTAATTCGGGTCTAGTCGATGAGAAAGATCTCGAAGCTTTAAGACAACAAGTTAAATTTTTAGCGGTAAGACCCATAGAGGGTGGTGATGGTCAGCAGGAGCAAAATGATGTCTGGGAGCATGAGTTAAATGCCACGGTAGATAAACTCGACCATTTAATGTTACTTAAAGAGTGTgctaaacaacagcagcagcaacaaactcaacaacattcaactaaaatcaaaaacatttcgGCGCGTCCCGATTCTTTGGGAGCTGAGGCTTGTCCTCCAAAAAATCCCATCATAAAAGTAACACAAGATGTCGATGTGGTCAACAGTCTACCCACAACACCAGAACATGTGGTGAAACccttgaaaaaattacaaaaactcgAACCCTTGCCTTTGGTTAATGTTTCCATGAGAGAACTACCTTTACTCGCACGTCTTTCAAATGAAGTACTCGATACCAGCAGTGGTTATAATAGGCAACGTAGACGTTCGCTTGATTAA
- the LOC135959814 gene encoding SAM50-like protein CG7639: MVAGKSSTPREPKFDLSKVSARVDRVNVSGLMRTHNDYVMKAAESLFKATNFQDLMVESMHAKSYLHELGIFKDVSVHIDISRGENASPNGYEVTFKGKELSRIVGSVGTEVGQNEGSLRTELTVPNLFGRGESVSLQGSYSSKRANDIQLKFWKSYFHTRLVDNRPEVSFSLFRHIDRMDVSNFKNTSLGCLAEIALNTLRPIELTHSLQYEASVREVSLLMKNVPMAIREHCGPKLASLLRYSVIFDQRDNPVFPTQGLMIKSINEYCGLGGNVAYVSNNTHAEVSVPLFGGLVAQVCGRVGIIKETKKTTILPINNLYYCGGPLTLRGFKYGGAGPVVEGTPIGAQTYWSTGFHLWAPLPFNKVFKGLADNFRTHLFYNLGNFNTFSTENLRSACGIGLAFKLAERARIEFNYCVPLRKFAGDRVENGFQFGIGYEFV; the protein is encoded by the exons ATGGTGGCTGGCAAATCATCTACTCCCCGGGAGCCTAAATTTGATTTATCAAAAGTATCA GCCCGTGTTGATCGTGTCAATGTTAGTGGTTTAATGCGCACGCACAACGATTATGTTATGAAAGCTGCCGAAAGCCTTTTCAAGGCAACAAATTTCCAAGATCTAATGGTTGAATCCATGCA cgcCAAATCATATTTACATGAATTGGGCATATTTAAAGATGTCAGTGTACACATTGATATTAGCCGAGGCGAAAATGCCTCACCCAATGGCTATGAGGTGACTTTCAAAGGCAAAGAACTGTCACGCATTGTGGGTTCGGTGGGTACTGAGGTGGGCCAAAATGAGGGTTCTTTGCGCACCGAACTGACGGTGCCGAATTTATTTGGCCGCGGTGAAAGTGTTTCGTTACAAGGTTCCTACAGCAGTAAACGGGCGAATGatatacaattgaaattttGGAAATCATATTTTCATACACGTCTGGTGGATAATAGACCAGA agTATCCTTTTCCTTGTTCCGTCATATTGACCGTATGGATGTTAgtaatttcaaaaataccaGTTTAGGATGTTTAGCCGAAATTGCACTCAATACTTTAAGACCAATAGAG TTAACCCACTCCCTACAATATGAGGCCTCCGTGCGAGAAGTTTCCTTGCTAATGAAAAACGTACCCATGGCTATACGAGAACATTGTGGTCCCAAATTGGCTTCCCTGCTGCGCTACTCAGTGATTTTTGATCAACGCGACAATCCAGTGTTTCCCACTCAAGGCCTAATGATTAAATCGATAAATGAATATTGTGGTCTGGGCGGCAATGTAGCCTATGTAAGTAATAATACCCATGCTGAGGTTAGTGTGCCATTGTTTGGTGGCCTGGTAGCTCAGGTATGTGGCCGTGTGGGTATTATtaaggagacaaaaaaaacgaCCATATTGCCCATAAATAATTTATACTATTGTGGTGGTCCTTTGACCCTAAGAGGATTTAAATATGGTGGTGCGGGGCCAGTTGTAGAGGGTACACCCATAGGAGCACAA ACATATTGGTCTACGGGCTTCCATTTATGGGCACCTTTGCcttttaataaagtatttaaagGTTTGGCCGATAATTTCCGCAcacatttgttttataatttgggAAATTTCAATACATTCTCTACAG AAAATCTACGCAGTGCGTGTGGTATTGGTTTGGCATTTAAATTGGCAGAACGAGCTCGCATAGAATTCAATTATTGTGTACCTTTACGCAAGTTTGCCGGTGATAGAGTTGAAAATGGTTTCCAGTTTGGTATTGGctatgaatttgtttaa